TCATGTAGTTCTAGTAAACGTTCATAAGCATGTGCTTCTTCAATTGCTGTCAACTCTTCACGCTGCAAGTTCTCAATTAAAGCAATTGAGGCGGTCTCCTTATCATCCAAGTCCCGCACAATTGCCGGTACCTCTGTCCAACCAAGTTTACGCATGGCTCGAAATCTTCGTTCCCCTGCAATAATTTCGTATGTTCCATCATCTTTTGTTCGAATGACAATGGGTTGAATAACACCGTGTGTATGAATGGTCCTAGCTAGTTCTTCAATTTTTTCTTCATGAAAAATCGTCCGTGGCTGATATTGATTCGGTGTAATTGAATCAATTGCAATTTGTGCTACCTTCTCCAGATGATGAACTTTTACTTCTTCTATCGTAGTCATCTTTTCTCCCCCACCAAAAAAACGCGAAAAAGTACTTTTCAACCTCTGCACCACCTTTTCGAAACTATTCCCTTTTTTCTCTTCTATACATTTGTTTCACGTGAAACATTTCCCACAATTAGTTTGCTGTGATCGGTGTTTTATTAGGTACGCCTGGTTTTCTTGGGTATTTCTTAGGTGTCTGCTTTTTCTTTTCAAATACAAATATGTGCCGTTCACTGTGTTCTTCCGGTAATACGAATTCATGTTCATTCTGTAAAACTGCCCCTAGTAGTTTTACAGCACGGGCTGCATCTTTCATTTCTTCAGATGCGGCTGCACCTTTCATAGAAACAAAAAGCCCTCCCTGTTTGGCAAGCGGAATACAAAGTTCCGACAATACCGATAACCTTGCTACCGCGCGTGCAGTCACTACATCAAACTGTTCACGGTACTTCGGATTACGACCAAATTCTTCAGCCCTAGCATGAACGAATGCCACATTTTCAAGCTTTAATTCACCAGCCAAGTGATTTAAAAACGTAATACGTTTATTCAGTGAATCTACAATCGTCACATGGAGGTGCGGATAGATGATCTTCAACGGGATGCTTGGAAAACCAGCTCCAGCCCCAACATCACAAACAGATTCATACTTGTTGAAGTCTACGTAAAATGCACTTGTAATGGAATCGTAGAAATGTTTTAGGTATACGGAAGGTGCATCCGTAATTGCCGTCAAGTTCATCTTTTCATTCCACTCGACGAGTACTTCAAAATAGCGTTTGAACTGTTGCTTCTGTGCATCAGACAACTCAAAGCCTTTTTCTAGTAGAGCTTCGTAAAACTGTTCTTCCGTCATATTCTCATTCCTTTTCAAAAAGACTGACGCTGCTAAGCGCCAGTCATAGACTCAACCGGATACTTTCGCAATTTTTCCTTGTTCAATATAGACAAGCAAGATAGAGATATCTGCTGGATTGACACCAGAAATACGTGATGCCTGTGCAATCGACAATGGTTGGACTTCTTTAAGATTTGCTTTTGCTTCTTTCGCAATACCTGAAATCGCATCATAATCAATGTTTTCTGGAATCCGCTTATTCTCCATCTTTTTCATTCTTGCTACTTGCTGCATGGATTTTTCGATGTATCCTTCATACTTAATGAAAATCTCTACTTGTTCCGCCACTTCTTCGTTAATTTCTTCAAGAGGTGGAACAACTTTACGCAGTTCGCTATACTTCATTTCCGGCCGCTTTAGTAAATCAGCCGCCTTCATCGGCTCACGAAGTGCTGTTCCACCGACTTCAGCGATAATTGCCTGGATCTCTTCAGTCGGTTTCACAGTAACCTTGCGTAAATGATCAATCTCCGCATCGATTTGTGCTTTCTTCGCCAAAAATTTCGTGTGGCGCTCTTCACTAATCATTCCGTTTTGATAACCAATTTCAGTTAAACGCATATCGGCATTATCATGACGAAGTAAGAGACGATACTCTGCTCGCGACGTCAATAGACGATATGGCTCGCTCGTACCTTTAGTGACCAGGTCATCGATGAGTACACCGATATACGCATCACTGCGCCCTAGAACGACCTCTTCTTTGCCAAGTACGTTGCATGCCGCATTGATCCCTGCCATCAATCCTTGTGCTGCGGCTTCTTCATATCCCGAAGTTCCGTTGATTTGACCAGCCGTGTACAAGTTTTTGATTTTTTTCGTTTCTAGCGTCGGCCAGAGTTGTGTAGCGATTATAGAATCGTATTCAATTGCATAGCCAGCACGCATCATTTCAGCCTTCTCAAGTCCCGGTACGCTCGCAATCAAGCGATGCTGTATATGTTCGGGTAGACTTGTTGACAACCCTTGCACATATACTTCCCTCGTATTGCGGCCTTCAGGCTCGAGGAATATCTGATGACGTGACTTGTCCGCAAAACGAACAATTTTATCTTCAATGGACGGACAATAACTTGGTCCTTTTCCTTTAATCACGCCCGAGTACATTGGAGATAAATGAAGATTTTCATTGATGATTTCATGTGTTTCCGGAGTTGTGTACGTTAACCAACATGGCAACTGATCCATAATAAACTCCGTTGTTTCATAACTGAAAGAACGCGGTACGTCGTCTCCTGGCTGAATCTCTGTTTTACTGTAATCGATCGTATTGCTGTTGATTCGTGGTGGTGTTCCAGTTTTGAATCGAACCGTCTGTAAACCGAGTTCCTGCAAATGTTCTGCTAGTTTGATGGACGGCATTTGGTTATTCGGTCCACTAGAGTATTTCAGATCTCCAATGATCACTTCTCCGCGTAAAAATGTACCTGTTGTAATAATGACAGTCTTCGCACGGAAAATTGCACCGATTTGCGTCACTACGCCCTTTATTTCGTCGTCTTCTACGATCAACCGCTCGACAACCCCCTGGCGAAGTGTCAAATTCGGCTCTTCTTCTAATATCCGCTTCATTTCTTGCTGATATAGTACTTTATCCGCCTGTGCACGCAAAGCACGCACTGCCGGACCCTTTCCTGTGTTTAATAAACGCATTTGAATATGCGTTTTGTCTATGACCTTTGCCATCACACCGCCAAGTGCGTCTATTTCCCGCACTACGATACCTTTTGCAGGTCCTCCTAATGAAGGATTACACGGCATGAATGCAATCATGTCTAAATTCATTGTTAAAACTAATGTCGATGCGCCCATCTTGGCTGTTGCGTAGGCTGCTTCTGCGCCTGCATGTCCAGCTCCAATGACGATACAATCGAACGTGCCTGCTTCAAATTGTGGCATGTTCGTTCATCCTTCCTATTTATAAAATCATTATTTTCCGAGGCAGAACTTTGAGAACAACTCTTTAATTAAACTATCTTGAACGGTATCTCCGACAATTTCGCCGAGAATCTCCCATGTACGTGTAACATCTATTTGAATCATGTCGACAGGAACTCCTGCTTGCGCTGCTTGTACCGCGTCATCAATCGTATTGCGTGCTTGTTTCAGTAACGCGATATGACGAGCATTGGATACATACGTCAGGTCATTTGATTCCAATGAACCTTTGAAAAACAGTGCGGCGATCGCCTCTTCCAACTCAGTTATACCTTTCTCTTGAAGGATGGAAGTAGTAATTACACGATCTCTTCCCGCCACCTCATAGACTCTCTCCAGATCAATCTTTGCTGGTAAATCTGTTTTGTTGACGATGACCAACATATCCATATCGGCAACAACTTCGAATAACCGCTCATCTTCATCCGTCAGCTCTTCAGAACTATTCACCATCAATAGAATGAGATCCGCTTCTTTTAGTACTTTCCTTGAACGTTCTACACCAATCCGCTCGACAATATCTTCCGTCTCCCGGATTCCTGCAGTATCGACAAGACGCAAAGGAACACCGCGAACGTTCACATACTCTTCTATAATATCACGGGTCGTGCCCGCGACATCAGTGACAATCGCTTTATTTTCTTGCACTAGGCTATTCAGCAACGATGACTTTCCTACGTTCGGGCGTCCTACAATTACGGTAGACAGTCCTTCACGCAAGATCTTTCCTTGCGATGATGTACGCAATAACTCATCAATCTCGTCCATTACCCATGTTCCTTTTTCTATCATCAAAGGAATTGTCACTTCTTCTACGTCATCGTACTCTGGATAATCTATATTAACTTCTACTTGTGCAAGTGTTTCGAGTAGTGCCTGTCGCAATTCACCAATCAAGTGGGATAGTTTCCCCTCCATCTGATTGAGTGCAACGTCCATCGCTTTATCTGTTTTGGCCCTAATCAAATCCATAACGGCTTCGGCCTGAGATAAATCAATACGGCCATTTAGAAATGCTCGTTTGGTAAACTCGCCGGGTTCTGCTAATCTAGCCCCCTCTGTCAATACCAATTGAAGTACTCGATTGACCGAAGTGATACCTCCGTGACAGTTGATCTCCACTATGTCTTCGCGCGTAAAAGTCTTTGGCGCTTTCATGATCGACACCATAACTTCCTCCACTAACTCTTCAGTGACGGGGTCATGTAAATGTCCATAATGAATTGTGTGCGACGGCTGTTCGCAGAGTGGCTTGGCTGCTGGTGACTGGAATATACGGTCTGCAATCTTCCATGCGTCATCGCCGCTCAGACGAACAATGGCAATCGCTCCTTCTCCCATGGGAGTGGAAATGGCGGCTATTGTATCAAAATGCAAGTTTTTCACCTTCCTGGCTTTGTTGTGCACATGTGCATATCTTTTATAGCGAATACTACTTTCTAACAACCTATATTATCATAAATCGTCGGAATCTCCTAACGCGCAAATTTAAAACGTGTGGGTAATTTCAGGAATTTTGGACCAAGCGTCACGGTAATTTATCATGTGCTAGCAGTCGACAAAGAACACTGTCGTTTCAAGTTTTCTAGTGTAGAAAGTTTCTTAAATAAATATGTGGGGTGGAAAAAATGTGTGCGAAAGTGAGAGTGGTTTTGAGGTAGTGATCTGAAGTGCCATGACGTGCCCTTAGCAGCCCCGCTCAAGCTCATACAATTCCTTCTTTTTGGAGAATCCTGCCCTAGGTGAACGCCTGTACTAAGGATCTGCGGTGAGCATTAACATGTAAGATATTCTATCAGCGAAGGAAACATCTCAATTTACGTCTAATGCAAGGCGTTCCTAATTGAAGATGCAACCTCCTCATCCCTTACATTTTATACGCATTAAAAACCCCATAGAAAACTCTACGGGGTTTAGTTTTATTCGATTCCTTTGATGACAATGTGTCGGTATGGGTCTTTTCCTTCCGAGAATGTCTCGATATCGAGTCTTAGGGATAATGCATTATGGATGACTTTTCTCTCGTAGGAAGGCATCGGCTCTAGTGCAACTTGACGTTTTGTCCGTACTGCACGATCCGCCATGCGATCTGCCAGTTGTTCGAGCGATTGCTCTCGACGCTCACGGTAATCTGCAACATCTATTCGAACAATTTTGAATTGCTTTGTCACCTTATTGGCTACGAGTTGTGCTAATTGCTGGATCGCATTGAGCGTTTGCCCTCTTCTACCTATTAAGAACGCTGCTTTTTCACTTTCAAGCTGGAAATTGATGTACTTCCCTTTTGTTTCATACGTAATATCTAAATCTTCGATACCCATTTCTTTTGCCATGTCTTCAATGTACTGTTTCGTTTCTTCAATAGCATCTTTTTCATTGTAGACTTTAGTTTCAGGTACTCTTTCACTTTCCTTTACATCCACAACACTTTCCGACTGCTCTTCTTTAATTTGAGGCTGTTGTACAACATCCGGTGCTTTAGTGACTGGAGATAATACTTCACTGTCATCTGTAATCGTCTGTGCCGGTTCAATTAATTCAGCGCTGACAAGTTTAGGGTCTGGCTCCGTTTTCTCTAAGACAGTTACAAGCACTTCTGCTTGCTTTACGCCAAAACCGAGAAAACCTTTTCTCCCACTATCCATTACTTGTACCTTTACTTGATCTTTTGTTACACCTAGGTCCACTAAAGCCGATTCAATTGCTAGCTCAACGGTTGCTGCCCTTTGTGTAAGTTGTTTCATTTCTTTTTCCCTCCTGTTTTCATCACTTCGACGTTTTTCGGCTTATCGAACGGCTTGTAGATGAAAATGTTTTGGAGCAGTGAAATGATATTTCCGACGATCCAGTATAAGGCAAGTGCTGCTGGTAAGAATGATCCGAATACCATAATCATAAATGGCATAATATACATCATCATTTTCATTTGTGGGTTATCCATTGCGGGTCCTGTACGAAGAACGGTTAATTGGAACAATCCAGCAATGACTGCAAATATAATACTTGGTGAACCAAGTGCAACACCTAGGAAGTTGCCTAACTCAATCGTTGGTGTAGCATTCATCCGGCTAATTGCGTGGTAGAAACCAATAAATACGGGCATTTGGATGATTACCGGTAGACATCCTGCAACTGGATTAATCTTTTCGTTGATCATAATCTGTTGCATTTCCTCTTGATACTTTTTCTGTGTGACAGCGTCTTTAGATTTATACTTTTCTTTCAACGCTTTAAGTGTTGGCTGAATTTCTTGCATACGCTTTGAACTTTTCGTTTGTTGAATAATTAATGGAAGCAATGCAGTACGAATGATGGCTGTAACGACGATAATTGCTAATCCATACGTACCTAACCATGATTTGAACTTCATAATCAATGTAACAAGTGGCCAAACAATATACTCGTTCCAAATTCCTGTACTTTCCGCTGTGATTGGCTTATTGAATTCCGAACAACCTGCCATGAATACAGCAACGACAACAAGTAATGAAAGGAACACTAATTTCTTTTTCAACATTTTTTCCCCCAAACAGTTGCAAGATCATTTCTATTTTTTTCAGTGTAACATGATGGCTTTGACCGTTCTATATCCAAGTAGAACTTTAATTTCACTTAAAGACTTTTGCAACTTTTAGAACATGTCGCAGATTTTTTTTGGCCGTATGGAAATCGAGCGTGGCTGCTTGATTCCTTGCGATAATAACATAATCTAGATCAGGTTTAACTTCATCTTTCATTTCTAAGAACGACTGGCGGATATAACGTTTAATCCTGTTACGCGTAACGGCATTACCGACCTTTTTGCTGACGGATAAGCCAATTCTAAACTCTTGCTGATCTTCCTTCTTATAGGTATAGACAATAAACTGTCGGTTGGCAAAAGACTTTCCCTTTTTAAACACCGTTTGAAACTCTTTGTTCTTTTTAATTCGCTGGCTTTTCTTCATAATAGCACCTGCTTTTATTTTCTACCGTCTTAAACTGCTGATCCACTATATAGAGGAAATCTACTAGCTATTTAAAATTGCTCTAACAGCTAAAAAAAAGACCACTGATGTCAGTGGCCTTATGCTGAAAGAACTTTTCTTCCTTTACGACGACGAGCTGCTAAAATTCTACGGCCGTTTTTCGAACTCATTCTTTGGCGGAAGCCGTGGACTTTAGCGCGTTTACGTTTATTTGGTTGGAATGTACGTTTCATTTCGTAAGACACCTCCTGCTTTGATTGTCTCTTTTTCCTACTATGACAGTCTTGAACAGTATAGCGATTCAGTAAAGAAATGTCAATGCTTTTCTATTCCTTCTCTTGGGATCTACTCACAACGACTTTCATTTCCACAGGTTACTTATCCACAACAGTAGAAGATTATGCTCTGGATGAAATGTTGACGTCTAAATTTGTGGATTTTTTTATCCGGCATTTGTCGACAAGTTTTTCACATATTCAGTCCTGTGGATAACCAGTTTATGCACAGTTAATGGGATTGTGCATAAATCATCAGACTCCTTGTCAATATTCAGTTTCCCTGTTACAATTAAAAAGCTTTTGTTGTGTATATAATTTATAGCTAAAATCTTATCCACATATGTGAATACAGTGTGGATAGTTTTTTCAACACGTTTCGATAATTTCTATCCACAGCCTTGGATACTGTGCATAAGTGTATTCGGGGCTTTTTAATATTTTATTGTAAAGGAGGCACACGATTGGAAAATCTATCGAGTTTATGGGAGCAAGTATTAATGAATATCGAAGCTAGGGTTTCCAAACCCAGTTTTGAAACGTGGTTAAAGTCAACAAAGCTATTAACGTACGAAGCTGAACATGCAACTATTTCCGTTCCGAATTCATTCGCTAAAGACTGGCTTGAGACACATTACGTCCATTTAATCACGGGAATCTTATCCGAACTGACTGGTGAAGATCGAATCGTTGAATTTATAGTTCCGCAAGATCTAGCAGAGAACGATATTAAATTACCAAAATCACAGCCGAAACCAGTAGAGAAAGCACCCATGATCAACTCAGCGGGTATGCTAAATCCAAAGTATACCTTTGATACATTCGTCATTGGATCAGGAAATCGCTTTGCCCATGCTGCTTCACTGGCAGTGGCTGAAGCGCCCGCGAAAGCCTATAATCCGCTCTTTATATATGGTGGTGTCGGATTAGGAAAGACACACTTAATGCATGCAATCGGTCATTATGTGCTGGAGCAAAACCCTGCGTTAAAGGTAGTCTATTTATCGTCTGAAAAATTTACGAATGAGTTCATCAACTCTATACGAGACAATAAAGCCGGTGATTTTAGGGATCGTTACCGCAACGTAGATATTCTGTTAATTGATGATATTCAATTCCTAGCTGGAAAAGAACAAACACAAGAAGAATTCTTCCATACGTTTAATACGTTGCATGAAGAATCAAAGCAAATTATTATTTCCAGTGACCGTCCTCCAAAAGAAATCCCCACACTGGAAGACCGTTTACGTTCTCGCTTTGAATGGGGATTGATCACGGACATAGCTCCTCCTGACTTAGAAACAAGAATTGCGATTTTACGTAAAAAGGCGAAGGCAGACGGTCTAGTCGACATTTCAAATGATGTCATGTTGTACATTGCAAATCAGATTGATACCAATATTAGAGAGCTCGAGGGCGCATTAATCCGCGTCGTTGCCTACTCTTCATTGGTAAATGCTGATGTAACAACTGACTTGGCAGCTGAAGCATTAAAGGATATTATTCCAAATTCCCGTCCACGGATTATATCCATTCTGGACATCCAAAAGGCAGTCGGTGAGCACTTCAATATCCGATTAGAAGACTTTGTAGCAAAAAAACGGACACGGGCTATTGCATTTCCACGTCAAGTTGCGATGTATCTATCGAGAGAGCTAACAGACTCCTCACTGCCGAAAATTGGTTCGGAGTTCGGTGGTCGAGATCATTCAACTGTTATACACGCACATGAGAAGATTTCTAAACAGCTCGATGAAGACAAAGCATTGCTACAAGATGTGCAAGATATAAAAAAGGTTTTAGGTAGAGCATGATGGTCTGTGGATAACTGTGGACAAGTAATGCAGGGTCGTCCACTTATTATGCACATGTGGGAAACTATGATTCTCATACATTCAAAAGGCTTTTCCACATATCCACAGGCCCTACTACTATTACTACTATATTTAATTACTTAATTATTATTATATAAGCGAGGTATCTATATGCAGTTTGAAATTATGAGAGACAGATTATTGGATGGATTGAGCGATGTGGTAAAAGCGATCAGTTCAAAAGTAACGACACCTATTTTGACTGGTATCAAATTAGAGATTACTGAAAAGGGGTTAACGATGACTGGAAGTGATTCAGATATAACGATATCCACTTTCATTCCAGTAGAAGAAGATGGTACTCAAATTATTCAAACGATCCAACCAGGTACATTGGTGTTACAAGCAAAAGTATTCAACGAAATCATTCGCAAGCTTCCAACAAATGAAGTCATGATTGAGTTACGTGACGGAATGAAAACGCATATTCGTTCTGGACAGTCTGAATTTCATATTATTGCCCAAAGTGCTGATGAATATCCCATTTTACCGGATGTAAAAGATGCAGAGCGCTTTGAAATGCCTGCAGACTTGATGAAATCGCTGATCAGAGAAACTGTATTTGCAGTATCCCAACAAGAGACACGCCCAGTATTGACAGGTGTTCAATGGATTATGAAAGAACATGAGCTGTATTGTATCGCAACGGATAGTCACCGATTGGCTAGACGTATTGTGACACCCGAGATTCAAGCAAACTCACCATTCAATGCGGTAATCCCAGGTAAAAGTCTTCAGGAACTAAGTAAAATATTGCCGGATGACACTACAGCTGTAGAAATTTTTATTGCGAATCAGCAAGTATTATTCAAGCTTCACAACGTCTTGTTCTATTCAAGACTACTCGAAGGTAATTACCCTGATACGTCTCGTCTGATCCCGACTGAATACAAAACGTCCATCACAATTAATGGACGTAATTTGTTACAGGCAATTGATCGTGCGTCTTTATTAGCTCGTGAAGATCGGAACAATATCGTGCATTTCTCGACAGATGGTAGTCCACATGTGCAAATCTCTTCTAACTCACCGGATGTCGGAAATGTAGAGGAATTGGTAGAAGCTGTGGATATTGAAGGAGAGCCATTGAAAATTTCTTTTAGTGCGAAATATATGATGGATGCCTTGAAAGCAATCGATGGCCAAGATTTAAAGATTCACTTCACTGGCAGCATGCGCCCGTTCATCTTGAAGTCCATTGACAGCGAAGCCATTCTACAACTAATTTTGCCGGTACGAACATTTTAATTTGTAACGAATGAAAATATCTTGTAATCAGGTAGTCAACATGTTGGCTACCTTTTTACTTATTGAGAAAAGTTAGGTAAACTAGAGGGACAGAATACTTTGTGAGGGATTGAATACAAATGGAAACCGTACAGTTTAATTCAGAATATATTACGCTAGGTCAATTATTAAAAATGACGAACGTTATTAGCTCAGGCGGAATGGCTAAATGGTTTTTAGGCGAAAACGTTGTCTACGTGAATGGCGAGCCCGAACAACGACGTGGTAAGAAATTATATGACGGAGATGTAGTTAATATCCCGGGTGCAGGAAAATTCAAACTGTCAGCGGATGAATCTGGACAGCCGGATGCATATTGATCGACTTAAATTAACGAACTATCGAAGTTATGAGTCTCTGGAATTAAATTTCTCACCCACAATGAATGTATTGATCGGTGAAAATGCACAAGGGAAAACCAATATCATGGAGGCTATTTACGTATTAGCAATGGCAAAATCTCATCGTACATCAAATGATCGAGAACTTATACGTTGGGAACAAGAGTGTGGTAAAATAGAAGGGGATGTCCAACGTAAATTTGGATATATGCCAATGGAGCTGACAATTTCTAAAAAGGGAAAAAAAGCTAGAGTCAATCATTTGGAACAAAACCGTTTGAGTATGTATGTTGGCCAAATGAATGTAGTCATGTTTGCGCCTGAAGATTTGAATATCGTAAAAGGCAGCCCACAGCTGCGCAGGCGTTTTTTAGATATGGAAATTGGACAAATCTCAAGAGTCTATTTACATGACTTGGTCAATTTTCAAAAGATATTAAAGCAACGCAATGCTTTACTAAAAGCAAATCGAGGTAAATTGGATCTCCAAGATGTGATGTTCGATGTATATACAGAACAGTATATTCAGGTGGCAGTTCAAATTATTCAAAAGCGTTTTTATTTTATGGAATTACTACAAAAATGGGCAAATCCAATCCATCAAGGAATTTCACGTGGTCTTGAAACACTAGAAGTTTCATATGGGACTTTAAAAGACCTACATTCTGGGCAGACTGCTGAAGAGATGGAGACGATTTTTGCTGATCAGTTAAAGAGTGTGCGAAGACGCGAATTAGAACGAGGGCTTACACTGGTAGGACCACATCGTGATGATTTGCAGTTTTTTGTCAATGGGTACGATATTCAGACCTACGGTTCACAAGGACAGCAACGGACGACTGCGCTTTCTTTGAAACTGGCGGAAATTGAGCTAGTAAAGCAAGAAGTGGGCGAAACTCCAATTTTATTGCTGGATGACGTGTTATCCGAATTGGATGATTACCGACAATCACATTTGCTGAGTACGATGCAAGGACAAGTACAAACGTTTGTGACGACAACCAATATTGCAGGGATTGACCATAATACGATCCAGGAAGCAGCTATTTTTGAAGTGCATGATGGATCTGTTTCACCTAGAGATTAGATTATTGCGGTTAGATAGTTTGGGAAAGGAAAGGTGAGCACCTTGGCAATGGAAGAAAAGGATATGCAGACAGCTTATGATGCAAATCAGATACAAGTTTTAGAAGGTCTTGAAGCTGTCCGCAAACGTCCTGGTATGTATATAGGGACGACAAGTGCAAAAGGGCTTCATCATCTTGTATGGGAAATTGTAGATAATAGTATTGATGAAGCACTCGCAGGTTACTGTGATCATATTGAAGTAACGATAGAGAAAGATAACTGGATTCGAGTAGCGGACAATGGTCGTGGAATTCCAGTAGGCATTCAGGAGTCAACGGGTAGACCAGCCGTTGAAGTGATCATGACGGTACTTCACGCAGGCGGTAAGTTTGGTGGGGGTGGATATAAAGTATCTGGCGGTTTACACG
This window of the Sporosarcina ureae genome carries:
- the yaaA gene encoding S4 domain-containing protein YaaA — its product is METVQFNSEYITLGQLLKMTNVISSGGMAKWFLGENVVYVNGEPEQRRGKKLYDGDVVNIPGAGKFKLSADESGQPDAY
- the recF gene encoding DNA replication/repair protein RecF (All proteins in this family for which functions are known are DNA-binding proteins that assist the filamentation of RecA onto DNA for the initiation of recombination or recombinational repair.), which produces MHIDRLKLTNYRSYESLELNFSPTMNVLIGENAQGKTNIMEAIYVLAMAKSHRTSNDRELIRWEQECGKIEGDVQRKFGYMPMELTISKKGKKARVNHLEQNRLSMYVGQMNVVMFAPEDLNIVKGSPQLRRRFLDMEIGQISRVYLHDLVNFQKILKQRNALLKANRGKLDLQDVMFDVYTEQYIQVAVQIIQKRFYFMELLQKWANPIHQGISRGLETLEVSYGTLKDLHSGQTAEEMETIFADQLKSVRRRELERGLTLVGPHRDDLQFFVNGYDIQTYGSQGQQRTTALSLKLAEIELVKQEVGETPILLLDDVLSELDDYRQSHLLSTMQGQVQTFVTTTNIAGIDHNTIQEAAIFEVHDGSVSPRD